From a single Brassica rapa cultivar Chiifu-401-42 chromosome A01, CAAS_Brap_v3.01, whole genome shotgun sequence genomic region:
- the LOC103845393 gene encoding DNA damage-repair/toleration protein DRT100 — protein MTKLLASPLSSLLLAVAFISVITVVRSCSPTDQTALNAFKSSLSEPNLGIFNTWSENTDCCKGWYGISCDPDSGRVTDISLRGESEDAIFQKAGRSGYMSGSIDPAVCGLSALTSFVLADWKGISGEIPPCVTSLASLRILDLAGNRITGEIPTDIGKLTKLGVLNLAENRMSGEIPSSLTSLSELKHLELTENGISGEIPADFGSLKMLSRALLGRNELTGSLPESMSGMDRLADLDLSRNHIEGPIPEWVGNMKVLSLLNLDCNSLTGTIPGSLLSNSGYGVLNLSRNALEGSIPDVFGSTTYFVALDLSHNNLAGRIPDSLSSAKFVGHLDISNNKLCGPIPTGSPFDHLEATSFSANECLCGGPLMKAC, from the coding sequence atgacAAAGCTGTTGGCATCGCCGCTCAGCTCATTATTACTCGCCGTCGCTTTCATCTCAGTCATCACCGTCGTCCGATCATGCTCCCCTACCGATCAGACAGCTCTCAACGCCTTCAAGTCGTCACTAAGCGAACCAAACCTCGGCATCTTCAACACTTGGTCCGAAAACACAGACTGTTGCAAGGGATGGTACGGTATCAGCTGCGATCCGGACTCGGGTCGGGTCACTGATATTTCTCTCCGGGGCGAATCAGAAGACGCTATTTTCCAAAAAGCAGGCCGGTCCGGTTATATGTCCGGTTCGATTGACCCGGCGGTTTGCGGCTTAAGCGCTCTTACTTCTTTCGTCCTCGCTGACTGGAAAGGAATCTCCGGCGAGATTCCTCCTTGCGTAACGTCCTTAGCTTCTCTCCGTATCCTCGACCTCGCCGGGAATAGGATCACCGGAGAGATTCCAACCGATATCGGCAAACTCACCAAACTCGGCGTTCTAAACCTCGCGGAGAATCGGATGTCCGGCGAGATTCCGTCGTCGCTGACGTCACTTTCCGAGTTGAAGCATCTTGAGCTGACGGAGAACGGAATCTCCGGCGAGATCCCGGCGGATTTCGGATCGTTGAAGATGCTGAGCAGGGCGTTACTGGGCCGTAACGAACTAACCGGTTCACTTCCAGAGTCGATGTCCGGTATGGACCGGTTAGCGGATCTGGATCTATCTAGGAACCATATCGAGGGTCCGATACCCGAATGGGTGGGTAACATGAAGGTACTCTCTCTTTTGAATCTCGATTGCAACTCGCTAACCGGTACGATCCCCGGTTCGCTTCTCAGCAATTCCGGTTATGGTGTTTTGAATTTGAGCCGAAATGCGTTGGAAGGATCCATACCCGACGTTTTCGGATCCACCACCTACTTCGTGGCGCTTGATTTGTCTCATAATAATCTAGCGGGTCGGATCCCTGATTCGCTTTCGTCAGCTAAGTTTGTGGGCCATCTTGATATCAGCAACAACAAGCTTTGTGGGCCGATTCCAACCGGTTCTCCTTTTGATCACCTTGAAGCGACGTCGTTTAGTGCAAACGAGTGTTTGTGCGGTGGGCCTTTGATGAAGGCATGTTAA
- the LOC103845402 gene encoding nudix hydrolase 16, mitochondrial, whose translation MCELVARTGRLQQRYKDGSRLVAGCIPFRYINSDENDSNGSGKVVQVLMISSSSGPGLLFPKGGWENDETVKEAAVREAVEEAGVRGILMDFLGDYEFKSKTHQDECSPEGLCKAAMYALYVKEELETWPEQKTRTRTWLTIGEAVENCRHAWMKDALVDGFCKWHKEKIGKGDED comes from the exons atgtgTGAATTAGTCGCGCGTACGGGTCGGCTCCAGCAACGGTACAAGGATGGCTCGCGTCTCGTAGCTGG GTGTATTCCTTTTAGGTATATAAACTCTGACGAAAATGATAGTAATGGATCTGGGAAAGTAGTTCAAGTGTTGATGATCAGCTCATCTAGTGGACCCGGACTTTTGTTTCCCAAG GGAGGATGGGAGAATGATGAAACAGTCAAAGAAGCTGCAGTAAGGGAAGCTGTGGAAGAAGCAGGAGTCCGTGGGATTCTTATG GATTTTTTGGGAGACTATGAGTTCAAGAGCAAAACGCACCAAGATGAGTGTAGCCCAGAAGGTTTATGTAAAGCTGCAATGTACGCCTTGTATGTGAAGGAAGAGCTGGAGACTTGGCCGGAACAGAAGACGAGAACGAGGACATGGCTTACAATTGGAGAAGCTGTAGAGAATTGCAGGCACGCTTGGATGAAGGATGCCTTGGTTGATGGGTTCTGTAAATGGCATAAGGAGAAGATTGGCAAAGGAGATGAAGATTGA